Proteins from a genomic interval of Xiphophorus maculatus strain JP 163 A chromosome 7, X_maculatus-5.0-male, whole genome shotgun sequence:
- the plekhm3 gene encoding pleckstrin homology domain-containing family M member 3 isoform X3: protein MLVLLSGHDCRAFVPVLENCLATRLVTQGKSCPFTAMEGLEQLDVVGDISPALEATEDFIHSMAGIQSQGPSPAQSSNRQPARAHKQLQDVSSSALGKLSSSGVWNLLAGEQPEVGPLGLAWADNFSVLGLGMGLRHGKRSRARSTNDLVAHMQECANNAGSASSKSVFKKGHNRSRSDVNYRPSAYTDNGLPAVDCDTLKNMIFNQQQDVDKSSSSSSVVKQGEMEQREGPRGRWTSCYVELTPCELRLYTLDSSANRQLGTAYSLSHCQSVIAPAPCSQTSQMSQPGEKRTLQALFFNSTRLQLRAANQWEAMEWRRLMWEKVQAARPARQDNRKHKNSVEIKQTFPVPMSPSSLPSPSGLDTRPDGDSDTPTSSEASLSVNSEVLSRPTTLPLFNQRFQDVLKAGLLHLLMDQNNWRAFTFVLTRSALQAFPTEGRGSVSQPVLHFSLASCSSVQQDLVPETGESWADKGRCFQATFPKELLKLKADDHLKAQEWVEALRQAVDAQKPTQEDKRESDGPPGLQEVLLRSKPPRDRKQREAQRTKRQSVTTSFLSILTCLAVEKGLTAQSFRCAGCQRPVGLSKGKAKVCYYSGWYYCQSCHQDNSFLIPARLLHNWDTSKHKDFSQGIPSTAHSPVLSG from the exons ATGTTAGTTTTGCTTAGTGGTCATGATTGCAGGGCTtttgttcctgttctggaaaACTGTCTTGCTACAAGATTAGTTACTCAGGGGAAGTCCTGTCCTTTCACAGCCATGGAGGGCCTTGAGCAGCTTGATGTGGTGGGTGACATCAGCCCAGCTCTGGAAGCAACCGAGGACTTCATCCACTCCATGGCTGGGATCCAGAGTCAAGGCCCAAGTCCCGCTCAATCGAGCAACCGCCAGCCTGCGAGGGCGCACAAGCAGCTGCAGGATGTGTCCAGCTCCGCTCTGggcaagctgagctccagcggCGTGTGGAACCTGCTGGCCGGAGAGCAGCCGGAGGTGGGGCCCCTCGGCTTGGCCTGGGCCGACAACTTCAGCGTTCTGGGCCTGGGCATGGGTCTGAGGCACGGGAAGAGGAGCCGAGCGCGCTCCACCAACGACCTGGTGGCCCACATGCAGGAGTGCGCCAACAACGCCGGAAGCGCCTCGTCGAAGTCGGTGTTTAAGAAAGGACACAATCGGTCCAGGTCAGACGTCAACTACCGTCCGTCTGCTTACACGGACAATGGGCTGCCCGCGGTGGACTGCGACACGCTGAAGAACATGATCTTCAACCAGCAGCAGGACG TTGacaagagcagcagcagcagcagcgttgtGAAGCAGGGTGAGATGGAGCAGCGCGAGGGCCCACGGGGCCGTTGGACATCCTGCTACGTTGAGCTGACTCCCTGTGAGCTGCGGCTCTATACTCTTGATAGCAGTGCCAATCGCCAACTGGGCACTGCCTACTCTCTGTCGCACTGCCAGAGCGTCATCGCCCCGGCACCCTGCAGCCAGACCAGTCAGATGAGCCAGCCTGGCGAGAAGCGCACACTCCAGGCCTTGTTCTTCAACAGCACACGTCTCCAACTGAGGGCGGCCAACCAGTGGGAAGCGATGGAGTGGCGGCGGCTGATGTGGGAGAAGGTTCAGGCAGCGAGGCCCGCGAGGCAGGACAACCGCAAGCATAAGAACAGCGTGGAAATTAAGCAGACGTTTCCTGTACCCATGTCACCTTCCTCTTTGCCCTCTCCCTCTGGGCTCGACACCCGACCCGACGGGGATAGCGACACCCCAACTTCATCTGAGGCGTCGCTTTCTGTGAACTCTGAAGTGTTGAGTCGGCCAACCACCCTCCCTCTGTTTAACCAGCGCTTCCAGGATGTGCTGAAAGCTGGACTTCTCCACCTGCTGATGGATCAAAACAACTGGCGGGCCTTCACTTTCGTCTTGACAAGATCTGCTCTCCAAGCTTTTCCGACTGAAGGCAGGGGGTCTGTGTCCCAACCGGTCCTCCACTTCTCCCTAGCGTCCTGCTCGTCAGTACAACAGGATCTTGTACCAGAGACCGGAGAGTCATGGGCGGATAAAGGGCGGTGTTTCCAAGCCACTTTCCCCAAAGAGCTCCTCAAGCTCAAGGCGGATGATCACCTGAAAGCCCAGGAATGGGTGGAGGCGCTGCGGCAGGCAGTGGACGCGCAGAAGCCCACGCAAGAAGACAAGAGAGAATCAGACGGACCTCCTGGTCTCCAAGAAGTGTTGTTGAGGTCCAAACCACCAAGGGACAGGAAGCAGAGGGAGGCCCAGAGAACAAAGCGGCAGTCTGTCACCACCAGTTTCCTCAGTATTCTCACCTGTCTGGCTGTGGAGAAGGGGCTCACCGCTCAGAGCTTTAGGTGTGCAG GCTGTCAGCGTCCGGTCGGTCTGTCCAAAGGAAAGGCAAAAGTTTGCTACTACAGCGGCTGGTACTACTGCCAGAGCTGCCATCAGGATAACTCCTTCCTCATCCCTGCGCGGCTGCTGCACAACTGGGACACCAGTAAACACAAG